In Acidobacteriota bacterium, a single genomic region encodes these proteins:
- a CDS encoding choice-of-anchor tandem repeat NxxGxxAF-containing protein gives MNNRFVTTIFFHSDGQLSRIVGEGDPTPLGTTFGNCGFSAPSINDKGEIAFGACTNDGQALIRDGIFVHANGQLIPIAVNEDVTDILPGKFYFNFFPAVQAYINNNSEVLFQGKIILDSLERERYGWFLKTHDGIKKIFLDADPLVDGLSVKDRTIGTSDLNDNGEVAFAVLLDGKADSGIFRRSGNQISKIMAQGDATPIGGKFSTLDDPDLIENFLLLRPRINANSAVAFKAKVIDGRSGTAIFLASPNAMLKVVAVGDTVPTGETIREIDTFALNDLGEVAFFAYGRKNHTQPLGVYKATPAQPVIKKVKLKNKNGRLELRVNGNGMITNDSVIEINGVRLEVMSYPETAREAGGTTTQIISRDAQLEQLLPVGQTVQIKVYNALTNRFSEVRNFTRQ, from the coding sequence ATGAATAATCGATTCGTTACCACCATCTTTTTCCATTCCGATGGCCAACTTTCTAGAATCGTTGGAGAAGGTGATCCAACACCACTTGGTACAACCTTCGGTAATTGCGGCTTTAGCGCACCAAGTATCAACGACAAAGGCGAAATCGCTTTCGGCGCTTGCACAAACGACGGACAAGCTTTAATCCGCGATGGTATTTTTGTTCATGCCAACGGGCAACTCATTCCCATCGCCGTCAACGAAGATGTCACAGATATTTTACCCGGCAAGTTCTATTTTAATTTCTTCCCTGCTGTCCAAGCCTACATCAACAACAACAGCGAAGTCCTCTTTCAAGGCAAAATCATTCTTGATTCTTTAGAGCGCGAACGCTATGGCTGGTTTCTTAAAACTCACGACGGCATTAAAAAAATTTTCCTTGATGCTGACCCCTTGGTTGACGGCTTGAGCGTCAAAGACCGCACCATCGGCACCAGTGATTTGAATGATAACGGGGAAGTCGCTTTTGCAGTGCTGCTCGACGGCAAAGCCGATAGCGGCATCTTCAGGCGTTCCGGCAATCAAATCAGCAAAATTATGGCGCAAGGCGATGCCACCCCGATTGGCGGCAAATTCTCAACCCTCGATGACCCCGACCTGATTGAAAATTTCCTGTTGCTCAGACCGCGCATCAATGCCAACAGCGCCGTGGCATTCAAAGCCAAAGTCATTGACGGCAGGTCCGGCACAGCGATTTTCCTGGCTTCACCAAACGCTATGCTCAAAGTCGTGGCAGTTGGCGACACCGTGCCCACCGGCGAAACCATTCGCGAAATTGATACCTTCGCCTTGAATGATTTGGGGGAGGTGGCGTTTTTCGCCTATGGTCGCAAAAATCACACCCAACCGCTTGGCGTTTACAAAGCGACGCCAGCGCAACCGGTCATCAAAAAAGTCAAACTCAAAAACAAAAATGGTCGCTTGGAATTACGGGTCAACGGCAACGGCATGATTACCAACGATTCGGTGATTGAAATCAATGGCGTGAGGCTTGAAGTGATGAGCTACCCGGAAACTGCCAGAGAAGCGGGCGGCACCACAACGCAAATCATCAGCCGCGATGCCCAGCTTGAACAATTACTTCCTGTCGGACAAACCGTGCAGATTAAGGTTTACAATGCCCTGACAAATCGATTCAGTGAAGTAAGAAATTTTACGAGACAATAA